From Plasmodium falciparum 3D7 genome assembly, chromosome: 9, one genomic window encodes:
- a CDS encoding armadillo repeat protein, putative, translating into MKNNEDIRSNNNSFTCCLENDRVRKEILLTDICRNETYGSEKEMKENEESKENIKNNKNIEIKKKNMSVIQIHKFINKLKNTSITELEKNHLKLLQEDIKRLNISKYIGEILSYIFDLCYHVNKYSEIYLLIHIIKYIYETYKNVNEHIEKIIFLKFFKLEENDKNFFFIIFHDLYNNINDKENKYGINRTTKREDKKEHNKLHNNNNNDHDDDDNKDKNNNYEVKHNKGITNSYISNINNVSNIDNINNVSNIDNINNINVQDNKFKNSQNSENYFSGNGNNNQYENGYQNDDKNNDENEDEANIYNLSKFNKIKNDIFKKLTSSFMLKENEEKDNFIFEFDIFENQHSDIKLIKKLNVDKKVYIKEMFNNVNIMKNIEKKNKIRKILLCLYFELLFLKICNNKNLFLYMFINITFFFSLKFYPYIEEQNKITNCTSQEKKENNTILYGNNNNNNNNNNNNNNNNNNNNNNNNNNNNNGCDLLCNIKKCLLINTITTYDYFFNNTSSILIDESFFKSTSTCTKNDDIKNDDTKNDDIKNDDTKNDDIKNDDTKNDDIKNDDTKNDDIKNDDTKNDDIKNDDIITNDPPDENTNISLNMSSLLGNIKDMKVYITNFVSTFYYTSMYSSLVYFYAEHVINEYSNGNNYTNILYINNNINQNNTNNYSNNCNNNNNNNNNPLSNNYNNHNVIINNSNYHHISNSTQHNLFNKKHMLYKDEYDFFKIYERSKNICNLFKLTHIKLEDIQINAINILGLNIESYNHIKIFDHIKNKNEKDKEIIIDENNSVWINDEEKAFYTIFPDYSNINIFINEDDEEEDNQNENGYQNSVVHSDKIISTLTTNHTIMSSNTQNKSDVQKIKYSILKRETSKKDKVNLMNGLNITYSNDKDKKGNLHDADCINDSTNQKNNNFMQIGQKKSKMKENTPKNLATVIKQSGVVNQSGVANQSGVANQSGVVVNPSNGCIISHSCYNQGNLKNKEQNFKIYIEKLLNMNNEKDLENYVMLFLLNYNTKKKRKIIANNIIYINKVTLNLIPYYCRYICIINKYAKDMYPIIIDELKKITEKIIKEKVPCENKKTKCIKYVCELTKFKLLDLSYILDIISILIDNFTIEHAELCFFILENCSFLLLNNPRTHIRFLNLFEKLKKIKNTKNLTEMLEVSFEECSIKIENFITKNNMYTSNNNNNNSNNNSNSNNSNSNSNSNSNNSTHNNIFKRKKKKYTVEQEQKKYFLKKLLFEDIEYKDTEIICKYIRKFNWNDSFFLYILKKYIFKYLMYMSIYQINNLASLLYQLAKYKPQFVIHIIDELYEKIINTLESNDFKQYTFLIQYTHLFADLYNYKILNSTNVLDLLYYLISLTDINICYMHEINYLYPFFLENKKFIEHIKVGIYNIGNVDSEFNKITTILDMKRNRNKIQEKDLEKKQTCEIYSTDERDEENTINNKKNVYDDEKCVCEDSFFSYDYYKEDFYKYLFINKNNPIFFHILHDLQNCTFINIKMICIILEKCGKYFNTQLLKYKLNKFLLFFIRFLLVLEPLLPIYIKNITDHVIDYIAQEMKYFKSIEILDKYLFKILNTEYKIYLNAKLKIKDSKNIKKYYITDDDLIFKFDHKHINHENNISSHYKKSHKNDETQNNNNNNNDNNNDNNNNNMNKKNYYHNSHFCSTTHSFKTNNTYTIPQYSNNNNQKTLNEQTGLESVNYEQEKLDKEIKHIINQAIHENNKINKESKDVKPRNIKNITLYTNLIKKRDKKNLHV; encoded by the coding sequence atgaagaataatgaagatataagaagcaataataattcttttacaTGTTGTTTAGAAAATGATCGTGTGAGGAAAGAAATTCTTTTGACAGATATTTGTAGGAATGAAACGTATGGTAgtgaaaaagaaatgaagGAAAACGAGGAAAGCAaggaaaacataaaaaataataagaatattgaaataaaaaaaaaaaatatgagtGTTATTCAGatacataaatttattaataaattaaagaaTACAAGTATTACCGAATTAGAAAAGAatcatttaaaattattacaagaagatataaaacgtttaaatataagtaaatatattggTGAAATATTaagttatatatttgatttgtGTTATCatgttaataaatattcagAGATTTATCtcttaatacatataattaaatatatatatgagacatataaaaatgtaaatgagcatattgaaaaaataattttcttaaaattttttaagttggaagaaaatgataaaaatttcttttttattatatttcatgatttatataataatattaatgacaaagaaaataaatatggaaTAAATCGAACAACAAAAAGGGAAGATAAGAAGGAACACAACAAGctccataataataataataatgatcatgatgatgatgataataaagacaagaataataattatgaggTGAAACATAACAAAGGAATAACAAATTCATACAtctcaaatataaataatgtaagtaatatagataatataaataatgtaagtaatatagataatataaataatataaatgtacagGATAACAAATTCAAGAACAGTCAAAATTctgaaaattatttttcaggaaatggaaataataatcaatatGAAAATGGGTATCAAAATGATgacaaaaataatgatgagaaTGAGGATGAagcaaatatttataatcttAGTAAGTTTAACAAAATTAAGAATGatatctttaaaaaattaacttcttcttttatgttaaaagaaaatgaagaaaaagataatttcatttttgaatttgatatatttgaaaACCAACATAGTGATATAAAACTTATTAAAAAACTTAATGTAGATAAAAAAgtgtatataaaagaaatgtttaataatgttaatataatgaaaaatatagaaaagaaaaataaaatcagaaaaattttattatgtctatattttgaattactttttttaaaaatatgtaataataaaaatttatttttatatatgtttataaatattacatttttcttttctttaaaattttatccTTATATAGAAGagcaaaataaaataacaaattgTACCtctcaagaaaaaaaagaaaataatacaatattgtatggtaataataataataataacaacaacaataataacaacaataataataacaacaataataataacaacaataataataataataataacggGTGTGATcttttatgtaatattaaaaagtgcCTACTAATAAATACTATAACAacatatgattatttttttaataatacaagCAGTATATTAATAGATGAAAGCTTTTTTAAAAGTACATCAACATGCACAAAAAATGATgacataaaaaatgatgacacaaaaaatgatgacataaaaaatgatgacacaaaaaatgatgacataaaaaatgatgacacaaaaaatgatgacataaaaaatgatgacacaaaaaatgatgacataaaaaatgatgacacaaaaaatgatgacataaaaaatgatgacatAATTACGAATGATCCACCAGATGAAAATACAAACATTTCATTAAATATGTCTTCTTTGTTAGGAAACATAAAGGATATGAaagtatatattacaaatttCGTTTCgactttttattatactaGTATGTATTCTTCTCTcgtatatttttatgcaGAACATGTAATAAATGAGTATAGTAACGGAAATAATTATaccaatattttatatattaataataatataaatcaaaataatactaataattattctaataattgtaataataataataataataataataatcctcttagtaataattataacaatcataatgttattattaataatagtaattatcatcatattagTAATAGCACGCAACACAACCTTTTTAACAAAAAACATATGCTTTATAAAGATGAATAtgattttttcaaaatatacgAGAGGAGCAAAAATATTTGTAATCTCTTTAAATTAACCCACATAAAGTTAGaagatatacaaataaatgcCATCAACATACTTGGTTTAAACATTGAAAGTTATAaccatataaaaatttttgatcatatcaaaaataaaaatgaaaaagataaagaaattataatagACGAAAATAATTCAGTATGGAttaatgatgaagaaaaagcATTTTATACTATATTTCCAGACtattcaaatataaatatttttattaacgaAGATGATGAGGAGGAGGataatcaaaatgaaaatggTTATCAAAATAGTGTTGTACATAGTGACAAAATTATTTCAACCCTTACTACTAATCATACCATCATGTCTTCTAACACACAAAATAAATCCGatgtacaaaaaattaaatattctaTATTAAAGAGGGAAACAAGTAAAAAGGATAAAGTAAACCTAATGAACGGCTTGAACATAACATATTCTAATGATAAAGACAAAAAAGGTAATCTTCATGATGCTGATTGCATAAATGATAGTACCAatcaaaagaataataattttatgcaAATAGGCcagaaaaaatcaaaaatgaaagaaaacaCACCAAAAAATTTAGCTACTGTGATAAAACAATCTGGTGTGGTGAACCAATCTGGTGTGGCGAACCAATCTGGTGTGGCGAACCAATCTGGTGTGGTGGTGAACCCGTCCAATGGTTGCATTATTTCTCACAGTTGCTATAACCAAGGAAAccttaaaaataaagaacagaacttcaaaatttatatagaaaaacTTTTAAACATGAACAATGAGAAAGATTTAGAAAATTACGTTATGCTTTTcctattaaattataatacgaaaaagaaaaggaaaattatcgcaaataatattatatatataaataaagtaaCATTAAATTTAATTCCATATTATTGtcgatatatatgtataataaataagtatGCTAAAGATATGTATCCTATAATTATTGAtgagttaaaaaaaattactgagaaaataataaaagaaaaagtaccatgtgagaataaaaaaacgaaatgtataaaatatgtatgtgAATTAAcgaaatttaaattattagatTTATCCTATATTTTAgatattatatctatattaatAGATAATTTTACTATTGAGCATGCGGAgttatgtttttttattttagaaaattgttcttttcttttattaaataatccAAGGACACATATACGTTTCTTAAATTTGTttgagaaattaaaaaaaataaaaaacacaaaaaattTAACAGAAATGTTAGAAGTATCTTTTGAAGAATGTTCTattaaaatagaaaattttataacaaaaaataatatgtatacatcaaataataataataataatagtaataataatagtaatagtaataatagtaatagtaatagtaatagtaatagtaataatagtacacataataatatttttaaaagaaagaagaagaaatataCTGTTGAACAAGaacagaaaaaatattttcttaaaaaattattatttgaagatATCGAATATAAAGATACAgaaattatatgtaaatatataagaaaatttaATTGGAatgattctttttttttatatattttaaaaaaatatatttttaaatatttaatgtatATGAGTATAtaccaaataaataatttagcATCTTTATTATACCAACTAGCTAAATATAAGCCCCAATTTGTAATACACATAATTGatgaattatatgaaaaaattattaatacttTAGAATCGAATGATTTTAAGCAATATACCTTTTTAATACAATATACACATTTATTTGctgatttatataattataaaatattaaattctaCCAATGTATTAGATTTGctatattatttgatatcCTTAactgatataaatatatgttacatGCATGAAATTAATTACTtgtatcctttttttttagaaaataaaaaattcatagaacatataaaagtcgggatatataatattggaAATGTAGATTCTGAGTTTAATAAAATCACAACAATTTTGGATATGAAGAGAAACAGAAATAAAATTCAGGAAAAAGATctagaaaaaaaacaaacttGTGAGATTTATTCAACAGATGAAAGGGATGAAgaaaatacaataaataataaaaagaatgtaTATGACGATGAAAAGTGTGTATGTGaagattcttttttttcgtatgattattataaagaggatttttataaatatttattcattaataaaaacaatccaattttttttcatatactTCATGATTTACAAAATTGtacttttataaatataaaaatgatatgtattattttagaaaaatgtggtaaatattttaacacacaattattaaaatataaattaaataagtttcttttatttttcattagaTTCCTTTTAGTTCTGGAGCCCTTACTACCtatatacattaaaaatattacagaTCATGTTATCGATTATATAGCACAAGAAATGAAATACTTTAAATCTATCGAGATATtagataaatatttatttaagatATTAAATacagaatataaaatatatttgaatgcAAAACTTAAAATCAAagattcaaaaaatataaagaaatattatataaccgatgatgatttaatttttaaattcgATCACAAACATATTAATCATGagaataatatttcttcacattataaaaaatcaCATAAAAACGATGAAACACAAaacaataacaacaataataatgataataataatgataataataataataatatgaataagaagaattattatcataacaGCCATTTTTGTAGTACTACACATTCTTTTAAAACCAACAACACATACACCATTCCACAATATtccaataataataatcaaaagaCATTGAATGAACAGACAGGATTAGAGTCCGTTAATTACGAACAAGAAAAATTGGACAAAGAAATTAAACACATAATTAATCAAGCAATACAtgaaaacaataaaataaataaagaaagcAAAGATGTAAAACCTaggaatattaaaaatattactttatatactaatttaataaaaaaaagggacaaaaaaaatttacacgTATAA
- a CDS encoding parasitophorous vacuolar protein 5, putative: MIKKAVSLFFIFFLFTIIRASPGNDNNNVNNDGVVHVLSKNIDVKNLQGTFYEIATNASDKIFPGLACRCTKYEFSGLKRDGNLGYVLINFSCARNFIFGEKKSEMTFKLILNKPLDENTTTVEEFNASIYLVQGNQQILLNGNINIIYAELNEQNEFEHLILGGQKSIEPMIIMSKYRTVLLDTYNKLINSLYLAGYEPSLLTWPFIIQTDQTFCD, from the exons atgattaaaaaagcagtttccttattttttatattttttttatttaccaTAATTAGAGCATCCCCTGgaaatgataataacaatgTTAACAAT GATGGAGTTGTACATGTTTTAAGTAAAAATATCGACGTAAAAAATTTACAAGGTACCTTTTACGAAATAGCTACCAATGCTTCCGATAAAATATTTCCTGGTTTAGCATGCAGATGTACGAAATATGAATTTTCAGGTTTAAAAAGAGATGGTAATTTAGGTTATgtgttaataaatttttcatGTGCTcgtaattttatttttggtgAAAAGAAATCAGAGATGACCttcaaattaatattaaacaaaCCATTAGATGAAAATACAACTACTGTTGAAGAATTTAATGCTAGTATATATTTAGTACAAGGAAAtcaacaaatattattaaatggaaatattaatattatatatgctgaattaaatgaacaaaaCGAATTCGAACATCTTATCTTAGGTGGTCAGAAATCAATAGAACCCATGATCATTATGTCTAAATATAGAACCGTTTTATTAGAtacttataataaattaattaactCACTTTACTTAGCTGGATATGAACCTTCACTTCTAACATGGCCATTTATCATACAAACAGATCAAACATTCTGTGATTAA
- a CDS encoding protein kinase, putative, protein MKATSKENILWKYKEKDEFIYSQLQNILTSQPFNKILEYENGDIYIGTSRNKKRNGFGYYLYVNIKTIYQGQWNDNTKNGYGTLYNQKEVIYSGEWLNNIPHGFGCNYKDGKLYMGCYKYGFMNGVGILRKKRSLNFCLFEWNKKKCIIRIFKYMDIYLYIYNNDEQILYQEKMDAIFPFYIDKNICKNIHEQVFDKLFGMSDKLMSHLFQSIDKKNNKINHSVNTQGILKKYINYDDHLNFLKGIINKTDILNLRIDDNNIKDGNNNINDDNNNNNINDDNNNNNINDDDNNYDDNHEFHFFNKSSKNKSNMNKRQHDKNKTQSDSSSCYKETNNFSNMSYSKETLYSHDIIKSKRLFNEKFLFYHTDSCNSDFCIPTDDESDSIMNKHEIKKIKKMKNIKKMKLPTNVGQEEIIKEENYDGYKNYEQYKNYEINQKTQNNILRFQMYQQLAQFKINKKKKKEKKRKKEEYYKLFISHYNINSSASNNLKLINQKTEDNNNNDNVIINYGVYSKASLFFYENLFIYLKELNKKKKIENIYQWERHHILILLYLFKLNRYIESFSSNKIKGIHFFFILNSKVLKELGINNKEHIFFLMNIINTFNSIHNMYLQVLNQEKLMHNDYKSSCAHHSINKKEVFIIKKFDKSIPPNFFLCYYKNCRVYLKGFTHKKEKYIYKNNEENEENEINEENEINQQDKQDIQNVQDKPNEQKKLLNINGTWEKGIEKKGDENVQPTYINDECKNEAPDHNTDINISIHVQNKNDYNNLNYNKNNSTDAKNILPSFKNNLLNAAQRLLYNESINETLFNNLKNIKNNFLKLEEEQDEYKRDGQTLGNFENVTNMSLSYQNKKKKIIEHNKIYSPEDNTKTEINYNNDCMINNVKEYKKMKKKKGEKKKHIYNNPIKYKKTYNNKTYNIINKSIRKIEYIKEYLIVSNLRHPNILQCIGNIFVDDKEDCGIVFEYIKGKTLYDFIYKKGYNKNEINDKKVNNDDVYNDHKNNHNNNNNDNVIRRNNMHNNTLRYKEIVKLFFEISSCLYYIHKKNVCHGNINSKNIMITKKGDIKIYNFECSFIESFYDYKMKKNKEQNKRYKNYYDIYNNISLDEQMFLPFPYFTTINNIKNNNISNLLSFSNNHLYYYYINEKHDEYYYMAPEVLRQEEYTKKSDIYSFGVIMYEVIFKKAPFEKDISPLFFSIQTCYHPRYINMDTDQLNFLYGNNIFSSLSLSHSNSHSHSLFMNIIFLIKQCLHPLPTCRPTAKYLSHHFEHMLEIINCYKVL, encoded by the exons ATGAAAGCAACTTCCAAAGAAAATATCCTTTGGAAGTATAAAGAGAAAGATGAATTCATTTATAGTCAGctacaaaatatattgacTTCTCAACCCTTTAACAAAATT CTAGAATACGAAAATGGAGATATTTACATAGGCACCtcaagaaataaaaaaagaaatggatTTGGATACTACCTATATGTTAACATCAAAACCATATATCAAGG ACAATGGAACGATAATACCAAAAATGGATATGGGACATTATATAATCAAAAGGAAGTTATATACTCAG GTGAATGGTTAAATAACATTCCTCATGGTTTCGGTTGTAATTACAAAGATGGGAAATTATATATGGGTTGTTATAAATATGGATTCATGAACGGTGTAGgtatattaagaaaaaagagGAGTTTgaatttttgtttgtttgaatggaataagaaaaaatgtatcataagaatttttaaatatatggatatatatttatatatatataataacgatgagcaaatattatatcaagAAAAAATGGATGCTATATTTCCATTTtatattgataaaaatatatgtaaaaatatacatgaaCAGGTATTCGATAAATTATTTGGAATGTCTGATAAATTGATGAGTCATCTTTTTCAATCCAttgataagaaaaataataagattaACCACAGTGTGAATACTCAAgggatattaaaaaaatatattaattatgatGACCATTTGAATTTTCTAAAAgggataataaataaaacggatatattaaatttaagaattgatgataataatataaaagatggtaataataatataaatgatgataataataataataatataaatgatgataataataataataatataaatgatgatgataataattatgatgataaccatgaatttcatttttttaataaatcctcaaaaaataaaagtaatatgAACAAAAGACAGCATGATAAAAACAAGACACAATCGGATTCTTCTTCTTGTTATAAGGAAACCAACAATTTTAGTAATATGTCCTATTCAAAAGAAACCTTATATTCACatgatataattaaaagTAAAAGATTGTTCAATGaaaagtttttattttatcatacaGATTCTTGTAACAGTGACTTTTGTATACCAACCGATGACGAAAGTGACAGTATTATGAATAAacatgaaattaaaaaaattaaaaaaatgaaaaatattaaaaaaatgaaactaCCAACAAATGTTGGGcaagaagaaataataaaagaagagAATTACGAtggatataaaaattatgaacaatataaaaattatgaaataaatcaaaaaactcaaaataatatattacgtTTTCAAATGTATCAACAATTAGCCCagtttaaaataaataagaagaaaaaaaaagaaaagaaaagaaaaaaagaagaatattataaattatttatttcgcattataatataaactcATCCGCTTCTAacaatttaaaattaataaatcaaaaaacagaagataataataataatgataatgtcATAATAAATTATGGTGTATATTCCAAAGCTAGTTTGTTCttttatgaaaatttatttatttatttaaaagaattaaataaaaaaaaaaaaattgaaaatatttatcaatGGGAAAGACaccatattttaattttattgtatttatttaaattaaatagatatatagAATCTTTTTCatctaataaaattaaagggattcattttttttttattttaaatagtaaggttttaaaagaattaggaataaataataaagagcacatattttttcttatgaatataattaatacgTTTAATAGTATtcataatatgtatttacaAGTATTAAATCAAGAGAAGCTTATGCACAATGATTACAAGTCCTCATGTGCACACCattctataaataaaaaggaagtttttataataaaaaaatttgatAAGAGTATACCcccaaatttttttttatgttattataaaaattgtcGTGTATATTTGAAAGGTTTTACacataaaaaggaaaaatatatatataaaaacaatgaagaaaatgaagaaaatgaaataaatgaagaaaatgaaataaatcaACAGGATAAACAGGATATACAAAATGTACAGGATAAAccaaatgaacaaaaaaaattactaaATATAAATGGTACATGGGAAAAGggtattgaaaaaaaaggtGATGAGAATGTGCAAccaacatatataaatgatgaatgTAAAAATGAGGCACCTGATCATAATacagatataaatatttctataCATGTACAAAATAagaatgattataataatcttaattataataaaaataatagtacagacgcaaaaaatattttaccaAGTTTTAAAAACAATCTGCTGAATGCTGCTCAAaggttattatataatgaatcaATAAATGAAACATTGTTTAATAAtctgaaaaatattaaaaataatttcctCAAATTAGAAGAGGAACAAGATGAATATAAAAGGGATGGACAAACCTTAGGAAACTTTGAAAATGTGACAAATATGTCTTTATCAtatcaaaacaaaaaaaaaaaaataattgagcacaataaaatatattctccAGAAGATAACACAAAGACagaaattaattataacaatGATTGTATGATTAATAATGTaaaggaatataaaaaaatgaaaaagaagaaaggtgaaaaaaaaaaacatatatataataatcctatcaaatataaaaagacatataataataaaacatataatataattaataagtcaataagaaaaattgaatatataaaagaatatttgaTAGTATCTAATTTAAGACATCCAAATATCTTACAATGTATAGGAAATATATTCGTTGATGACAAGGAGGATTGTGGCATtgtttttgaatatataaaagggaaaactttatatgattttatatataaaaagggatataataaaaatgaaataaatgataagaaggttaataatgatgatgtttATAATGACCATAAAAATAACCacaacaataacaataatgataatgttaTCCGTAGGAACAATATGCATAATAATACGCTTAGGTATAAAGAAATCGTAAAACTATTCTTCGAAATTTCGTCCtgcttatattatatacataaaaaaaatgtttgtcatggaaatattaatagtaaaaatataatgataacaaaaaaaggggatattaaaatatataattttgaatgCTCATTTATTGAAAgtttttatgattataaaatgaaaaaaaataaagaacagaataaaagatataaaaattattatgatatttataataatatttccttGGATGAACAAATGTTTTTACCATTTCCTTATTTTACtacaattaataatataaagaataataacatatcaaatttattatcatttagtAATaaccatttatattattattatattaatgaaaagcatgatgaatattattacatggCACCTGAAGTATTACGACAAGAAGAATATACCAAAAAAAGTGATATCTATTCATTTGGTGTTATTATGTATGAAGTCATTTTTAAGAAAGCACCTTTTGAAAAAGACATTTCTCCtttgtttttttcaataCAAACATGTTATCATCCAAGATATATTAACATGGATACAGATCAATTGAATTTTTTATACGGGAACAATATATTCTCTTCACTTTCTCTTTCTCATTCTAATTCTCATTCCCATTCtctttttatgaatattatatttttaattaagcAATGTTTACATCCTTTGCCTACCTGTCGACCCACTGCAAAATATTTAAGTCATCATTTTGAGCACATGCTAGAAATAATTAACTGTTATaaagtattataa